The Triticum aestivum cultivar Chinese Spring chromosome 3A, IWGSC CS RefSeq v2.1, whole genome shotgun sequence genome includes a region encoding these proteins:
- the LOC123056615 gene encoding tryptophan decarboxylase 1-like, whose amino-acid sequence MLEWVPRSDAMAGLVPTYVCATVGTTSSNAVDPIGDVAKVAAMFNAWVHVDAAYAGSACICPEFRHHLNGVERVDSISMSPHKWLLTCLDCTCLYVRDAHHLSQSLETNPEYLKNDASMSGDGTDLKDMQVGVGRRFRGLKLWMVMRTYGTANLQEHIRRDVAMAKMFEDLVHADDRFEIVVPRNFALVCFKIKATRIRANDEVNRLLMVNVNKTGKAYLAHTVVGGRLVLRFAVGSSLQEERHILSAWELIRKTVGEMMK is encoded by the exons ATGCT AGAGTGGGTGCCACGGTCTGACGCCATGGCCGGCCTTGTGCCGACCTACGTTTGTGCCACGGTGGGCACCACGTCCTCCAATGCTGTTGACCCCATAGGTGACGTCGCCAAAGTCGCGGCTATGTTCAATGCATGGGTCCATGTCGACGCCGCCTACGCCGGCAGCGCGTGCATTTGCCCAGAGTTTCGGCACCACCTCAACGGCGTCGAGCGCGTAGACTCCATAAGCATGAGCCCGCACAAGTGGCTGCTCACGTGCCTGGACTGCACCTGCCTCTACGTGCGCGACGCACACCACCTCAGCCAGTCGCTGGAGACTAATCCCGAGTACCTCAAGAACGATGCCAGCATGTCCGGCGACGGCACTGACCTCAAGGACATGCAGGTCGGAGTCGGCCGCCGCTTCCGTGGCCTCAAACTTTGGATGGTCATGCGAACCTACGGCACCGCCAATCTCCAAGAGCACATCCGCAGAGACGTCGCCATGGCCAAGATGTTTGAGGACTTGGTCCATGCTGATGATCGGTTTGAGATCGTCGTGCCGAGAAACTTTGCTCTCGTCTGCTTCAAGATCAAGGCGACTAGAATTAGGGCGAACGACGAGGTGAACCGTTTGCTCATGGTAAACGTGAACAAGACCGGCAAGGCGTACCTTGCGCACACAGTGGTAGGTGGCAGGCTCGTCCTGCGCTTCGCCGTGGGATCGTCACTTCAGGAGGAGAGACACATTTTGAGCGCTTGGGAGCTCATCAGGAAGACGGTCGGTGAGATGATGAAGTGA